The following are encoded together in the Parabacteroides chongii genome:
- the lepB gene encoding signal peptidase I, with translation MAKRSFISAVRWLATIVLLAGGVMAVRHFCVESFHVSTNSMETALHKGDYILVNKLPLKDNPGRNRVVLFTSPLLKDSVSTPLFLSRCIGMPGDTIRVASDGYLVNGKLIPHSPQSLNRYMVTKAGQDEFSAIQKKLNIPVREMKEEEFGLSLYLTSFEEYQIREELSEEADIRFIKDRTDSYELIVPQKGRAHRLDAAALTACREAILAEAGEKAVFRNGKLYLDGRETTFFFFNQDYYWMLSDNTNDAVDSRHLGFIPHDHIIGNAWFSWYSPDRQRIFKPIN, from the coding sequence ATGGCAAAACGCTCCTTTATATCTGCAGTAAGATGGCTGGCAACGATCGTGTTGCTGGCAGGAGGCGTTATGGCAGTCCGCCACTTTTGTGTGGAGTCTTTCCATGTTTCGACCAATTCTATGGAGACGGCGTTGCATAAAGGCGATTATATCCTGGTCAACAAGTTACCTCTGAAAGATAATCCCGGGCGCAACAGGGTGGTTTTATTTACCAGTCCGTTACTGAAAGATTCCGTTTCGACTCCTTTATTCCTGAGCCGTTGTATCGGTATGCCGGGCGATACGATCCGTGTCGCAAGCGACGGCTATCTGGTCAACGGAAAGCTCATCCCCCATTCGCCGCAATCACTTAACCGGTATATGGTGACAAAGGCAGGGCAGGACGAATTTTCGGCTATACAGAAGAAGCTGAACATCCCCGTCAGGGAAATGAAAGAGGAGGAATTTGGGCTCTCTCTCTATCTCACCTCTTTTGAAGAGTATCAGATCAGGGAGGAATTATCGGAAGAAGCCGATATCCGTTTTATAAAAGACCGGACAGACAGTTATGAGCTGATCGTTCCCCAAAAAGGAAGAGCTCATCGGCTCGATGCTGCCGCATTGACCGCCTGCCGTGAAGCGATCTTGGCCGAGGCTGGAGAAAAGGCTGTTTTCCGTAACGGAAAGCTATATTTAGACGGAAGGGAAACTACGTTTTTTTTCTTCAACCAGGATTATTACTGGATGCTTTCAGATAATACCAACGATGCGGTAGACTCCCGCCATCTCGGATTCATTCCGCACGACCATATCATAGGAAACGCCTGGTTCAGCTGGTACAGTCCGGACAGGCAACGAATCTTTAAACCCATAAACTGA
- a CDS encoding DUF2851 family protein produces MERLLHYVWKYKLYPALPLLTTDGRLVSVIDPGILNSDAGPDFFNAKIKIADTLWVGGVEIHTKASDWLLHRHDLDKAYDAVVLHVVECSDCEVCRTNGEPIPQLKLAVPEAVVRNMDWLLYREVSMPCLGYIREIESLYISSWLDALLGERLERKTADIFRLLDLYGGDWNEVFYITLTRNFGFGVNNDIFERLAKSLPLRCIQKQRGSYSQVEAMLFGQAGMLDEALDCPYYRLLQREYRFLRHKFGLTPLDPFLFKNLRIRPVNFPCLKLAQLTAVWTQHDTLFSEILTAGSIGQIKQYLRVSPSEYWATHYNFRSVSLRKEKPVGENSLCILLINTVVPILFAYGVRNKQPEYCDRAIRILESLPPEKNAIVSAFGQAGIKACHAGDSQALIQLKREYCEKKKCLYCRIGFRYLKQDVLKY; encoded by the coding sequence ATGGAACGTTTATTACATTATGTTTGGAAATACAAACTGTATCCGGCACTGCCGCTTCTTACCACCGATGGTCGTCTTGTATCCGTAATCGATCCCGGAATACTCAATTCCGATGCCGGACCGGACTTCTTCAATGCAAAGATAAAAATAGCCGATACCCTGTGGGTCGGCGGTGTGGAAATCCATACCAAAGCGTCTGACTGGCTGCTTCATCGGCACGATTTGGATAAGGCCTACGATGCTGTGGTGCTGCATGTCGTGGAGTGTTCGGACTGTGAGGTGTGCCGGACGAACGGCGAACCGATCCCGCAGCTGAAACTGGCTGTTCCGGAGGCTGTGGTCAGGAATATGGACTGGCTGTTGTACCGTGAAGTTTCCATGCCGTGCCTGGGCTATATCCGGGAAATAGAATCGTTGTACATTTCCTCTTGGCTGGATGCCCTGCTAGGTGAACGGCTGGAGCGGAAGACGGCTGATATTTTCCGTCTGCTGGACCTGTATGGCGGCGATTGGAACGAGGTCTTTTATATTACTTTAACCCGTAATTTCGGCTTTGGAGTGAATAACGATATTTTCGAACGTCTGGCGAAAAGCCTGCCGTTGCGCTGTATTCAGAAACAACGCGGCAGCTATTCGCAGGTGGAGGCGATGCTGTTCGGGCAGGCGGGAATGCTGGACGAAGCGCTCGACTGTCCTTACTACCGTTTGCTGCAACGCGAATACCGGTTCCTTCGTCATAAGTTCGGGTTGACGCCGCTCGATCCTTTCCTGTTTAAGAATCTGCGTATCCGTCCGGTCAATTTTCCCTGTCTGAAACTGGCACAACTGACTGCCGTCTGGACGCAGCACGATACCTTGTTTTCCGAAATACTGACAGCCGGCAGTATCGGCCAGATCAAACAATACCTCCGTGTTTCTCCATCCGAGTATTGGGCGACACATTATAATTTCCGTTCTGTTTCCCTCCGGAAAGAAAAGCCGGTGGGAGAAAATTCCTTATGTATCCTGCTGATAAATACGGTGGTTCCGATACTTTTTGCTTATGGTGTCCGGAATAAACAACCGGAATATTGCGACCGTGCCATCCGTATCCTTGAAAGCCTTCCGCCGGAAAAGAATGCGATCGTTTCCGCTTTTGGGCAAGCAGGAATCAAAGCCTGCCATGCCGGAGACAGCCAGGCACTTATCCAGCTGAAGCGGGAGTACTGCGAGAAAAAGAAATGTTTGTATTGCCGGATCGGGTTCAGGTATCTGAAACAGGATGTTTTGAAATATTAA
- a CDS encoding Ig-like domain-containing protein: MSNRYINNLLLAVCGLFLLVTMYSCANMASPNGGPYDEMPPKFVSSLPAPNQKNYKGKKVEILFDELVQLDKPSENVIITPPQMQLPVIRAAGKKVVVELKDTLKENTTYTIDFTNSISDNNEKNVFENFSFAFSTGDVIDTLEVSGILLNAENLEPMPGITIGLHKNLEDSAFVKLPFDRTSRTNDKGEFTIRNISPGSYRIFGLNDVNRDYKFDQPGEEIAFNDSIIIPSLEQTTRQDTLWKDSLTIDTIRTVGYTRYFPDDIQLRLFKENFVRQYLLKPERQQENLLTIRFNAPLDTIPLPKPLNFDPADSDWFFTQETDEGKGVNFWLTDSLVWQQDTLQVELSYPKSDSLNILRPQTDTLQFVMRRRPEKKKKKKDDEPEPIVFLGMQIDAPGSMDLFDTVSVTFNEPVLDLPKEVFYLDQKVDTVWTPVDFDFFRDSVNTLNYFIRRPWKYGEEYRLSVDSATIFSLYDKWNEPYSGEFKIKKEDEYGHLYLNIEGIDTTAYVELLNSSDTPVRKVKVKNGGALFMDLKPDKYYVRLVVDLNDNGKWDTGNYADKRQPEEVFYSPVKYNVMQNWQVEETWNVKATPLAKQKPIEITKNKPKEATKKKRNYKDEGQQKSSSRNSSGNMGMPF; this comes from the coding sequence ATGAGTAACAGATATATAAACAATTTATTGCTGGCGGTGTGCGGGCTGTTTCTGTTGGTAACCATGTATTCATGTGCCAATATGGCTTCTCCGAACGGAGGACCTTATGATGAGATGCCGCCTAAATTTGTCAGCAGCCTTCCGGCTCCAAACCAGAAGAACTATAAGGGGAAGAAGGTGGAAATCCTGTTTGATGAGCTGGTGCAGCTGGATAAGCCGTCGGAGAATGTGATCATCACACCGCCGCAAATGCAGTTGCCGGTAATCCGTGCTGCCGGAAAGAAGGTGGTGGTCGAGCTGAAAGATACACTGAAAGAGAATACGACCTATACGATCGACTTTACCAATTCGATATCCGATAATAACGAGAAGAATGTGTTCGAGAATTTCTCTTTTGCCTTCTCTACCGGTGATGTGATCGATACGCTGGAAGTTTCCGGTATCCTGCTGAATGCGGAAAACCTGGAACCGATGCCCGGTATCACGATCGGTCTGCATAAGAACTTGGAAGATTCGGCTTTTGTGAAACTGCCTTTCGACCGTACTTCGCGTACAAACGATAAAGGAGAGTTCACCATCCGTAATATTTCTCCGGGCAGCTATCGTATATTCGGTCTAAATGATGTCAATCGCGATTATAAGTTCGACCAGCCGGGCGAAGAGATTGCTTTCAACGACTCTATCATTATCCCGTCGCTGGAACAGACTACCCGGCAGGATACGCTTTGGAAAGACAGCCTGACCATCGATACGATCCGGACGGTTGGCTATACTCGTTATTTTCCGGATGATATCCAGTTGCGCCTGTTCAAGGAAAACTTCGTGCGGCAATATCTCCTGAAACCGGAACGCCAGCAGGAAAACTTGTTGACAATACGTTTCAACGCTCCGCTGGATACCATCCCGCTGCCGAAGCCGCTCAATTTCGATCCGGCGGATTCCGACTGGTTTTTTACCCAGGAAACGGATGAGGGGAAAGGGGTCAATTTCTGGCTGACCGATTCGCTGGTGTGGCAGCAGGATACGTTGCAGGTGGAATTGTCTTATCCGAAGAGTGATTCTCTGAATATTCTCCGTCCGCAAACGGATACGCTTCAGTTTGTGATGCGTCGCCGTCCGGAAAAGAAGAAAAAGAAGAAAGATGACGAACCGGAACCGATCGTCTTCCTCGGCATGCAGATAGATGCGCCAGGCTCGATGGACCTGTTCGATACCGTTTCGGTGACGTTCAATGAGCCGGTACTCGACTTGCCGAAAGAAGTCTTTTATCTGGACCAGAAGGTGGATACGGTCTGGACTCCGGTCGATTTCGACTTTTTCAGGGATTCCGTCAATACGTTGAACTATTTCATCCGCCGTCCGTGGAAATACGGTGAAGAGTATCGGTTGTCGGTGGATTCGGCGACGATATTCAGCCTGTATGACAAATGGAATGAACCGTATTCGGGCGAATTTAAGATCAAGAAAGAAGATGAATACGGCCATTTATATCTGAATATAGAAGGAATAGATACGACGGCTTATGTCGAATTGTTGAACAGTAGCGATACACCGGTACGGAAAGTAAAGGTGAAGAACGGGGGAGCCCTGTTTATGGACCTGAAGCCGGACAAATATTATGTGCGTCTGGTGGTCGACCTGAACGACAACGGCAAATGGGATACCGGTAATTACGCCGACAAGCGGCAGCCGGAAGAAGTCTTCTATTCGCCGGTGAAGTACAATGTGATGCAGAACTGGCAGGTGGAAGAGACCTGGAATGTGAAAGCAACCCCGCTGGCAAAACAGAAACCTATCGAAATTACAAAGAATAAGCCTAAAGAGGCTACCAAGAAGAAAAGAAATTACAAAGATGAAGGACAACAGAAGTCTTCTTCGCGCAACAGCAGTGGAAATATGGGAATGCCGTTCTAA
- a CDS encoding ATP-binding protein — MPKFISILLLTVITGLSSRPHLQAQTNDSRKDSLHTILKNIKEPSEKLPVLLELSRSYWQQPEEATLLKELIDLSVQLDTLNYIGESYSRLCRYYYNESQLDSLIYWKNQLDSIYRRHAITPPAFFQTRLLLCKYYQGILNYELAISEAFKLLNDAKKAQDDYGLMLANQCIGFAYQGMGRNKEATTAYKEGLIYLKKLNSNPVYEIQYVSEIIPSFLDENLLDESLQLINRYKELYQIVYKIYADKGVSYQSIWHKWLFNSYYAELYMKKGQLDKAGKYIKEADKYIDQSTEENMKYPYYRIKALYCYKNKDYTNALKAINRGLDIEVQPHYLKLKIDILTADGQKAKAIATYEELFALNSRMKKEAFERQIQQLRLLNDLNDQERQTYELQRQNDQLALRTQWVRMGLGISLLLLILLFIRIRYYLRSNKLKNALECEKEALVKSEKESRLAKEKAEEANRQKTDFIAKISHEIRTPLNAIVGFSKLLSEDEDSFSDEEKKEFTDLIKENSKLLMNIVNNILDLALVDAGRFSLNIKAYDVIACCREVISEINPFMQPNVRLVFEPPVEKYMLNTDRNRFMQVLRNLLENAAKFTREGEINLTFEEEEHLIRVSVTDTGCGISPEKQSHIFHRFEKVNEFVQGVGLGLAISSHISEQFKGSLFIDSAYTTGARFIFTHSTELINNKQS, encoded by the coding sequence ATGCCTAAATTTATTTCAATATTATTACTTACTGTAATAACCGGTTTATCTTCCCGCCCACATTTGCAGGCACAAACAAACGATAGCCGGAAAGACAGCTTGCATACTATTTTGAAGAATATCAAAGAGCCATCAGAAAAGCTGCCGGTCTTACTCGAATTATCCCGTAGTTATTGGCAACAACCCGAAGAAGCTACGTTGTTGAAAGAACTTATCGATTTATCCGTACAACTCGATACTCTAAATTATATCGGTGAAAGCTACTCAAGATTATGCCGGTACTATTATAATGAATCTCAATTGGATAGTTTGATTTACTGGAAAAATCAACTGGATTCGATCTACCGCCGACATGCAATAACACCACCGGCTTTTTTCCAGACAAGACTATTGCTATGCAAATATTATCAGGGAATATTGAATTACGAACTAGCCATCAGTGAAGCTTTCAAACTGTTGAACGACGCTAAAAAGGCACAGGATGACTATGGCCTGATGCTGGCCAACCAATGTATCGGATTTGCATACCAAGGTATGGGGCGAAATAAAGAAGCGACCACTGCTTATAAGGAAGGTTTAATCTATCTGAAAAAGCTAAACTCCAACCCGGTTTATGAAATACAATATGTATCGGAAATTATTCCGTCATTCCTGGACGAGAACCTGCTAGATGAATCTCTCCAATTAATAAACAGATATAAAGAGCTGTATCAGATTGTATATAAAATTTACGCAGATAAAGGAGTTTCTTATCAGTCGATATGGCATAAATGGCTATTCAACAGTTATTATGCGGAATTGTACATGAAAAAAGGACAACTCGATAAAGCTGGAAAATATATTAAAGAGGCAGATAAATATATCGATCAGTCGACAGAAGAGAATATGAAATATCCATATTACCGCATAAAAGCCCTGTACTGCTATAAAAATAAAGACTACACTAATGCCCTCAAAGCCATTAATAGAGGACTGGATATCGAAGTTCAACCCCATTATTTAAAGCTGAAAATAGATATCCTGACAGCCGACGGACAAAAAGCAAAAGCCATTGCAACCTATGAAGAATTGTTTGCATTGAATAGCCGTATGAAAAAAGAAGCCTTCGAACGTCAGATACAACAACTCCGGTTACTGAATGATCTGAACGATCAGGAACGGCAGACTTACGAACTGCAGCGTCAAAACGATCAACTGGCCTTACGGACACAATGGGTAAGGATGGGATTAGGTATCTCTCTGTTATTACTCATATTGTTATTTATACGAATCCGTTATTATTTACGCTCCAATAAACTGAAAAATGCTTTGGAGTGTGAAAAGGAAGCATTGGTTAAATCAGAAAAAGAATCACGGCTGGCCAAAGAGAAAGCAGAAGAGGCCAACCGACAAAAGACTGATTTTATCGCAAAGATCAGTCATGAAATACGTACTCCATTAAATGCCATTGTCGGTTTTTCCAAACTATTAAGTGAGGATGAGGATTCATTCTCTGACGAAGAGAAAAAAGAATTTACAGACTTAATTAAAGAAAACTCCAAATTGCTGATGAATATCGTAAACAACATACTCGATCTTGCCCTGGTCGATGCCGGTAGGTTCAGCCTGAATATAAAAGCCTACGATGTGATAGCCTGTTGCCGGGAAGTCATCAGCGAAATCAACCCCTTTATGCAGCCAAATGTCAGACTAGTTTTTGAACCTCCGGTAGAAAAATACATGCTAAATACAGACCGGAACCGCTTCATGCAAGTCCTGAGGAATCTATTGGAAAATGCAGCTAAATTTACACGGGAAGGAGAAATAAATCTTACATTCGAAGAAGAAGAACATCTAATCCGAGTGTCGGTCACTGATACAGGATGTGGGATCTCCCCTGAAAAACAATCACATATATTCCATCGGTTTGAAAAGGTAAACGAGTTT
- a CDS encoding WbqC family protein: MQSVYISSAYLGPVQQYCKLFQFEKVWIETAENYLKQTYRNRCTIAAANGPLSLSVPIVKPDTLKCPTKDIRISDHGNWRHLHWNALVSAYNMSPFFEYYEEDFAPFYEKKFEFLFDFNEELRMLVCRLLDLQPNIAYTETYTPEVENDFREIIRPKHEGEDPDFIPQPYYQVFRDKFGFLPNLSIVDLLFNTGPEGILVLRDSIRPA, translated from the coding sequence ATGCAATCTGTATATATATCATCGGCCTATCTGGGTCCGGTACAACAGTACTGTAAACTTTTCCAATTTGAGAAAGTATGGATAGAGACAGCAGAGAACTATCTGAAACAAACCTACCGCAACCGCTGTACGATCGCAGCCGCCAACGGTCCGTTATCCCTCTCCGTCCCCATCGTCAAACCGGACACATTGAAATGCCCGACAAAAGATATCCGTATATCCGACCACGGGAACTGGCGCCATCTTCATTGGAATGCGCTGGTCTCGGCTTATAATATGAGTCCGTTCTTTGAATATTATGAGGAAGACTTCGCTCCGTTCTATGAAAAGAAATTTGAGTTCCTGTTCGATTTTAATGAGGAGCTACGCATGTTGGTTTGCCGGTTACTGGACTTGCAGCCGAACATTGCCTATACAGAAACTTATACACCGGAGGTAGAAAACGATTTCCGGGAGATCATCCGCCCGAAACACGAAGGGGAAGATCCTGACTTCATCCCGCAACCCTATTACCAGGTATTCCGGGATAAATTCGGATTCCTCCCCAACTTAAGTATTGTAGACTTGCTATTCAACACAGGACCGGAAGGAATACTCGTTCTGCGCGACTCCATCCGCCCTGCATAG
- a CDS encoding helix-turn-helix domain-containing protein, which yields MEANLRSVDVIMDQKFGKVGTSERDNFRREAYSYCMGQIIHDARKKEKVTQEELAKRIGASKSYISRIEKGVIEPGVSTFYRIIEALGLRIEIVKPVI from the coding sequence ATGGAAGCAAATCTGAGAAGCGTTGATGTAATAATGGATCAAAAATTCGGCAAAGTAGGAACTTCCGAGCGTGATAATTTTAGACGTGAAGCCTATTCTTATTGTATGGGTCAAATTATCCACGATGCGCGTAAAAAAGAAAAGGTGACGCAGGAAGAACTGGCAAAGCGTATTGGGGCAAGTAAGTCATATATTTCGCGTATTGAAAAGGGGGTTATAGAACCAGGTGTAAGTACGTTTTATAGAATTATTGAAGCACTGGGATTACGTATTGAAATTGTGAAGCCTGTGATATAA
- the lepB gene encoding signal peptidase I, with amino-acid sequence MKKFSKKQWIKFGISAVLYILFSIWMQNLWLLLGLIVLVDIFLTKYIPWGAWKQSKNPSVRNALEWVDDILFALIAVYFINLFIFQNYQIPSSSLEKSLLVGDYLFVSKLSYGPRVPNTPLSFPLVQNTLPFFNCKSYLDWPEWGYKRVKGFGHVKRDDIVVFNFPAGDTVALKQQNPSYDELVAMYGRDRIWMDKNTFGEVIYRPVDKRENYVKRCIGLPGDTIELRNNQVYIDGKPAKNPENLQFNYFVETDGSPITEEQFRLMEVSKDDRILATNSGFYQDLMSFLGFKPNESGQFNPVYHMPLTKKALAIAEKLPSVKKIVIEPDAWAGNTYPAWYETGWSRDNFGPLWIPKKGATIPLNERNIALYGRCIKNYENNTLEVKDGTYYINGKPETDYTFKYDYYWMMGDNRHNSADSRSWGFVPEDHIVGKPILIWLSLDKDRSLFDGGIRWNRLFRMVHPD; translated from the coding sequence ATGAAAAAGTTTTCCAAGAAACAATGGATCAAGTTCGGCATCTCAGCCGTATTGTATATACTCTTTTCAATCTGGATGCAGAACCTTTGGTTGTTGCTAGGATTGATCGTACTGGTGGATATTTTCCTGACAAAATACATTCCCTGGGGAGCCTGGAAACAGTCGAAGAACCCGAGTGTGCGGAATGCACTGGAATGGGTGGACGATATCCTGTTCGCGCTGATTGCCGTTTATTTCATTAACCTGTTCATTTTCCAAAACTATCAGATACCGAGTTCTTCGCTGGAGAAATCATTGCTGGTTGGCGATTATCTGTTTGTGAGCAAACTGAGCTATGGTCCGCGCGTACCGAACACGCCGCTGTCATTTCCGCTGGTACAAAACACCTTGCCCTTCTTCAACTGCAAATCGTATCTGGACTGGCCTGAATGGGGTTACAAACGTGTCAAAGGATTCGGTCATGTGAAACGTGACGATATCGTCGTGTTCAACTTCCCGGCAGGCGACACGGTTGCCCTGAAACAACAGAATCCGAGTTACGACGAACTGGTCGCCATGTACGGACGCGACCGGATCTGGATGGATAAAAACACATTCGGAGAGGTGATCTACCGTCCCGTAGACAAACGCGAGAATTATGTAAAACGCTGTATCGGTTTACCCGGCGACACGATCGAATTACGAAATAACCAGGTATACATCGACGGCAAACCTGCCAAGAATCCGGAAAACCTGCAGTTCAACTACTTTGTTGAAACGGACGGTTCTCCCATCACGGAGGAACAGTTCCGCCTGATGGAGGTAAGTAAAGATGATCGCATACTGGCTACGAACAGTGGATTTTATCAGGACCTGATGTCTTTCCTCGGCTTTAAGCCGAATGAAAGCGGACAGTTCAACCCGGTTTACCACATGCCTCTGACCAAGAAAGCGCTTGCCATTGCCGAGAAACTACCGTCTGTGAAAAAGATCGTTATCGAACCGGATGCCTGGGCTGGAAATACGTATCCGGCATGGTACGAAACAGGCTGGTCACGCGATAATTTCGGTCCGCTGTGGATTCCGAAAAAAGGAGCGACCATCCCGCTGAACGAACGTAACATCGCCTTGTATGGCCGTTGCATCAAAAACTACGAGAACAACACACTGGAAGTAAAAGACGGAACCTATTATATCAACGGCAAGCCGGAAACAGACTATACATTCAAATATGATTACTATTGGATGATGGGGGACAACCGTCACAACAGTGCCGACAGTCGTTCGTGGGGATTCGTTCCGGAAGATCATATCGTCGGAAAACCGATCCTGATCTGGTTGTCACTGGATAAAGACCGCAGTCTGTTTGACGGTGGTATCCGCTGGAACCGTCTGTTCCGCATGGTACACCCTGATTAA
- the dapB gene encoding 4-hydroxy-tetrahydrodipicolinate reductase gives MKIALIGYGKMGKTIEQIALSRGHQIVSIVDINNPEEFQSANFKSADVAIEFTTPATAFDNYMKSFAAGVPVVSGTTGWLDRIGEIKEKCEKEGKTFFYASNFSIGVNIFFALNKYLAKIMNNFPSYNISMTETHHIHKLDAPSGTAITLAEGILENVDRKERWTLETAEQPTDLPIHAIREGEVPGIHEVTYESDVDYISIKHDAKSRAGFALGAVVAAEFTAGKKGFLGMDDMLQF, from the coding sequence ATGAAGATTGCACTTATCGGTTACGGAAAGATGGGGAAAACCATCGAACAAATCGCACTCAGCAGAGGACACCAGATCGTCTCTATCGTAGATATAAACAACCCGGAAGAATTTCAGTCAGCTAATTTCAAGAGCGCAGACGTTGCCATCGAGTTTACGACTCCTGCCACGGCTTTCGACAATTATATGAAAAGTTTCGCTGCCGGCGTTCCCGTTGTCTCCGGGACGACAGGCTGGTTGGACCGTATCGGCGAAATCAAAGAGAAATGTGAAAAGGAAGGCAAGACATTCTTCTATGCCTCCAATTTCAGCATCGGAGTAAACATCTTTTTCGCCCTCAACAAATACCTGGCGAAGATCATGAATAACTTCCCCTCCTACAATATCAGCATGACGGAAACGCATCATATCCATAAGCTGGATGCTCCGAGCGGAACGGCCATCACACTGGCTGAAGGCATTCTTGAAAATGTAGACCGGAAAGAACGCTGGACGCTGGAAACAGCCGAACAGCCGACCGACCTGCCGATCCACGCCATCCGCGAAGGAGAAGTGCCGGGTATCCATGAAGTGACCTACGAGTCGGATGTCGACTATATCAGCATCAAACATGATGCCAAGAGCCGTGCCGGCTTTGCCCTCGGCGCTGTCGTTGCCGCCGAATTTACAGCCGGGAAGAAAGGCTTCCTCGGTATGGATGATATGCTTCAATTTTAA
- a CDS encoding HU family DNA-binding protein gives MKRSDLIAAIAAESGCSKKDVDAMLEAFCSVATDALRQRDPIVLKGFGTLSPREQNSRPARNPKTGEVVIIPKRLSVKFSVGKFLFEDLNK, from the coding sequence ATGAAACGGTCAGATTTAATTGCAGCTATAGCTGCTGAAAGTGGTTGTAGTAAGAAAGATGTAGATGCAATGCTCGAAGCATTTTGTTCTGTTGCGACTGATGCACTTCGTCAAAGAGATCCGATAGTCTTGAAAGGATTTGGTACTCTTTCTCCCAGAGAGCAAAATAGTCGTCCGGCCCGCAACCCCAAGACAGGAGAGGTTGTTATTATTCCGAAGCGTCTGAGTGTGAAATTCAGCGTCGGTAAATTCCTTTTTGAAGATCTGAACAAGTAA
- a CDS encoding DUF3108 domain-containing protein, which produces MKDNRSLLRATAVEIWECRSKGIGFFLLVWLLLLPGVTGAQTIPVKERFSAGEVVQYELYFKWGILMPRAGQATLSVKDARYEGDPAYHYRLLFRTSGMFEKVYAMRDTIDCYFSPEMLLLRSEKRVNENDYYLIDDLKFSYEPGKISARSHRYTPSRTKIDTMIVSEQRMFDMLGATMYLRSLDWDKMQYGDEFPFHVAIGRDRINISFRYTGQQIVERNETLKYRTRHFFIDIYDDAFTQSKAAAEIWIGDDENHIPVKIRAKLKIGAAEVYYKSSKGLRYPLTSRVEIPRR; this is translated from the coding sequence ATGAAGGACAACAGAAGTCTTCTTCGCGCAACAGCAGTGGAAATATGGGAATGCCGTTCTAAAGGGATCGGCTTCTTCCTGCTTGTCTGGTTGTTGCTTCTTCCGGGAGTGACCGGGGCGCAGACAATTCCGGTGAAAGAGCGGTTCAGTGCCGGTGAGGTGGTGCAATACGAATTGTATTTCAAATGGGGCATTCTGATGCCTCGTGCGGGGCAGGCTACGCTTTCTGTCAAGGACGCTCGTTATGAAGGAGATCCGGCTTATCATTACCGCCTGCTGTTCCGCACGTCCGGCATGTTCGAGAAGGTATACGCTATGCGCGATACGATCGACTGCTATTTCTCGCCTGAGATGTTGTTGCTCCGGAGCGAGAAGCGCGTGAATGAGAATGATTATTATCTGATAGATGATCTGAAATTCTCTTACGAGCCTGGAAAGATATCCGCCCGTTCCCACCGGTATACGCCTTCGCGGACCAAGATAGATACGATGATCGTCTCGGAACAACGCATGTTCGATATGCTGGGCGCCACGATGTATCTCCGGTCGCTGGACTGGGATAAGATGCAGTATGGGGATGAGTTTCCTTTCCATGTAGCGATCGGGCGCGACCGTATCAATATCAGTTTCCGTTATACCGGGCAGCAGATTGTCGAACGCAACGAAACGCTGAAATATCGCACCCGCCATTTCTTTATAGATATCTACGACGATGCTTTCACTCAGAGCAAGGCAGCTGCCGAAATATGGATCGGGGATGACGAAAATCATATCCCGGTCAAGATACGCGCCAAACTGAAGATCGGGGCTGCCGAGGTCTATTACAAATCGTCGAAAGGATTACGTTATCCGCTTACTTCACGCGTGGAAATTCCCCGTCGTTGA